A stretch of the Vigna radiata var. radiata cultivar VC1973A chromosome 7, Vradiata_ver6, whole genome shotgun sequence genome encodes the following:
- the LOC106766961 gene encoding UPF0664 stress-induced protein C29B12.11c isoform X1, translating into MALNPQLFPNGMPVAFINEMFVLARDGVEFDIDKIPASGSHGGHVKTKGIIYLSNIRMVFVANSPVGHFTAFDMPLLYVHGEKFNQPIFHCNNLSGHVEPVVPNDQHRALYSTHSFKIIFKEGGCGTFIPLFFNLIASVRQYNQHYNMQAQSYVDPLQAAQTPVDEMMRHAYVDPNDPTKIFLQQPNSDSQLRRRTYQPQADGGHV; encoded by the exons ATGGCTTTGAATCCTCAGCTCTTTCCCAATGGAATGCCCGTTGCTTTCATCAACGAGATGTTTGTGCTGGCCAGAGACGGCGTCGAATTCGATATCGATAAGATTCCTGCCTCTGG aagtCATGGGGGTCATGTCAAAACCAAAGGAATCATCTATTTGTCCAATATTCGGATGGTCTTCGTTGCTAATAGTCCAGTTGGGCATTTTACAGCTTTTGATATGCCTTTG CTTTACGTCCACGGAGAAAAATTTAACCAGCCAATATTTCACTGCAACAATCTTTCGGGACATGTTGAGCCT GTTGTCCCTAACGACCAACACAGAGCACTTTACTCCACACACTCATTTAAGATCATATTCAAAGAGGGTGGATGTGGAACATTCATTCCCCTTTTCTTCAATTTGATTGCTTCAGTGAGGCAGTATAATCAACACTACAATATGCAGGCACAATCTTATGTGGATCCTTTGCAGGCAGCTCAGACTCCTGTTGATGAGATGATGAGACATGC GTATGTTGATCCTAATGATCCGACGAAAATATTTCTGCAACAACCCAATTCTGATTCTCAGCTTAGGCGTCGAACATATCAGCCACAGGCAGATGGGGGCCATGTCTGA
- the LOC106766961 gene encoding UPF0664 stress-induced protein C29B12.11c isoform X2: MALNPQLFPNGMPVAFINEMFVLARDGVEFDIDKIPASGHGGHVKTKGIIYLSNIRMVFVANSPVGHFTAFDMPLLYVHGEKFNQPIFHCNNLSGHVEPVVPNDQHRALYSTHSFKIIFKEGGCGTFIPLFFNLIASVRQYNQHYNMQAQSYVDPLQAAQTPVDEMMRHAYVDPNDPTKIFLQQPNSDSQLRRRTYQPQADGGHV, from the exons ATGGCTTTGAATCCTCAGCTCTTTCCCAATGGAATGCCCGTTGCTTTCATCAACGAGATGTTTGTGCTGGCCAGAGACGGCGTCGAATTCGATATCGATAAGATTCCTGCCTCTGG tCATGGGGGTCATGTCAAAACCAAAGGAATCATCTATTTGTCCAATATTCGGATGGTCTTCGTTGCTAATAGTCCAGTTGGGCATTTTACAGCTTTTGATATGCCTTTG CTTTACGTCCACGGAGAAAAATTTAACCAGCCAATATTTCACTGCAACAATCTTTCGGGACATGTTGAGCCT GTTGTCCCTAACGACCAACACAGAGCACTTTACTCCACACACTCATTTAAGATCATATTCAAAGAGGGTGGATGTGGAACATTCATTCCCCTTTTCTTCAATTTGATTGCTTCAGTGAGGCAGTATAATCAACACTACAATATGCAGGCACAATCTTATGTGGATCCTTTGCAGGCAGCTCAGACTCCTGTTGATGAGATGATGAGACATGC GTATGTTGATCCTAATGATCCGACGAAAATATTTCTGCAACAACCCAATTCTGATTCTCAGCTTAGGCGTCGAACATATCAGCCACAGGCAGATGGGGGCCATGTCTGA
- the LOC106769197 gene encoding protein WEAK CHLOROPLAST MOVEMENT UNDER BLUE LIGHT 1, which translates to MELQPESPTGRNDSPGASPRFSKHIIDTAAPIESVKDAVSKFGGRVDWKSRRTQSLVDERSKILEDFRREETVEELENTKKLTEELRRNLETVERDELLAKEEAERVLLKIEEMEQSIVSEASIEAKAEVEVEKALLKEALSELEFVKKELDSLRKEYASMVSGRDTAINNAEETLAAANQIEKAVQDLTAELIATKEALKSSRAAHFEAEEQTLGVADEEILNLKQELEQAEEELQRLNEKVFSVRLLKSKLESASSLLLDLKAEMATYMESKDNEECYKQQKEELGELKKNIEKATSDVKSLREACMSLNSKLEEEKSVLVTLKQSEVMASAAVLNLQTELEKSKTAGIFLEMKEHEAREMMSELPKKLQKAAEEVDEAKSLAQAAEEELLEAQKEVEEVKSRSITLENSLVAAQKEIEAAKVAEMLARDAISALEKSESAKSSNENSSSSMVTLTLDEYHELSTQAYKAEEQANARIEAANAQIKLARESEYRSLERLEELNEELSLRKESLNIATGNAERAAEEKLAVEHELRTLLADQESPKEHTAAEIEPVHESLSPKEAAPSNSTEDGSSSYKNKKKKKKSLFPSKVVMFFAKKKTHPTK; encoded by the exons ATGGAACTACAGCCAGAATCCCCTACG GGAAGGAATGATTCTCCAGGAGCTTCTCCGAGGTTTTCTAAGCATATCATTGACACAGCTGCGCCTATTGAGTCTGTCAAAGATGCTGTGTCAAAGTTTGGAGGAAGAGTTGATTGGAAATCCCGTCGAACCCAAAGTCTGGTGGAcgag AGAAGCAAGATTCTAGAAGACTTCAGAAGGGAAGAAACTGTTGAGGAATTGGAAAACACAAAGAAACTCACAGAAGAACTCAGACGCAACTTAGAAACGGTAGAGAGAGATGAGCTTTTGGCAAAGGAAGAGGCTGAACGAGTGCTTCtcaaaattgaagagatggaGCAGAGCATTGTAAGTGAGGCTAGTATTGAAGCCAAGGCTGAAGTTGAGGTTGAAAAAGCCTTGCTTAAGGAAGCGCTTTCAGAGTTAGAATTCGTTAAGAAAGAACTGGACTCTCTGCGCAAGGAGTATGCTTCTATGGTGAGTGGAAGAGATACGGCAATCAACAATGCAGAAGAAACCCTCGCAGCAGCCAATCAGATTGAAAAGGCAGTGCAAGATTTGACTGCTGAGTTGATTGCAACAAAAGAGGCACTAAAATCCTCACGAGCCGCACACTTTGAAGCCGAAGAACAAACACTAGGAGTTGCTGATGAAGAGATTCTCAATTTGAAACAGGAACTTGAACAAGCAGAAGAGGAGCTCCAAAGACTGAATGAGAAAGTTTTCTCAGTCAGGCTTCTTAAATCTAAACTGGAATCAGCTTCCTCTTTATTACTTGATTTGAAAGCTGAAATGGCAACATACATGGAATCAAAGGACAATGAGGAATGTTACAAACAACAGAAAGAGGAACTTGGGGAACTAAAGAAGAACATAGAGAAAGCAACTTCTGATGTTAAAAGCTTGAGGGAAGCTTGTATGTCACTAAACTCAAAACTAGAAGAAGAGAAGTCAGTTCTGGTTACCCTTAAGCAAAGTGAGGTAATGGCTTCGGCTGCAGTTCTGAATCTCCAAACTGAACTGGAGAAGTCCAAGACTGCCGGAATTTTCCTTGAGATGAAAGAGCATGAAGCAAGAGAAATGATGTCTGAGTTGCCCAAGAAACTGCAGAAAGCAGCAGAAGAGGTTGATGAGGCTAAATCACTTGCTCAGGCTGCTGAAGAAGAGCTGCTTGAAGCACAAAAGGAGGTTGAAGAAGTCAAATCCAGATCAATTACGTTAGAAAACAGTTTAGTGGCAGCACAGAAGGAAATAGAAGCAGCCAAGGTTGCTGAGATGTTGGCCAGAGATGCAATCTCAGCATTGGAGAAGAGTGAATCAGCTAAAAGCAGCAATGAGAATAGCTCTTCCTCAATGGTTACACTCACACTAGATGAATACCATGAGCTCAGCACGCAAGCCTATAAGGCTGAGGAACAAGCCAATGCAAGGATAGAAGCTGCTAATGCTCAGATTAAGCTGGCAAGGGAGTCTGAATATAGAAGTTTGGAGAGGTTAGAAGAATTGAATGAGGAGTTATCTCTAAGAAAGGAATCTTTGAACATTGCAACTGGGAATGCTGAAAGGGCCGCTGAAGAAAAGTTAGCTGTTGAACATGAACTAAGAACATTGCTGGCTGACCAAGAGTCACCAAAGGAGCACACTGCTGCTGAAATTGAGCCTGTGCACGAGTCATTAAGCCCTAAAGAAGCAGCTCCTTCAAACAGCACTGAAGATGGATCATCCTCGTAtaagaacaaaaagaagaagaagaagtcaTTGTTTCCTTCAAAGGTTGTAATGTTCTTTGCAAAGAAGAAAACACATCCAACCAAGTGA
- the LOC106769079 gene encoding plastidal glycolate/glycerate translocator 1, chloroplastic encodes MSTSMPVSMATTLSHSLPFSLPKLKPPALSPSLFRRTFFPNSTLNTLSAPTISSITFPPRLTIPTHKTRHLPPKFSQSDTGNTSNSSSLTNTVFGVLHLVVSLGLILAADKFLKKAFVAAAIKFPSALFGMFCIFSVLITLDATVPSAATALVSFFEPALLFIQRWLPLFYVPSLVVLPLAVKDVPAASALKIGLILVGGWLATLCVAGYTAIAVRKAVKTELVEAEPMGKPSPFSAFEVWTWTAVLIVSFVSALFYPTALGTSARTCLPFLLAATVLGYLVGTGLPSGVKKVFHPIICCALSADLTALAFGYFSKSGIEPVLGYYLTKASSNPGAGDILMGFLGSVILSFSFSMFKQRKLVKRHAAEIFTSVIVSTVFSLYSTALVGRLVQLEPSLTVSILPRCITVALALSIVSLFDGANSSLTAAVVVLTGLVGANFVQATLDRLSFGDPIARGIATASSAHGLGTAALSAKEPEALPFCAIAYALNGIFGSLLCSIPAVRESLLAIVG; translated from the exons ATGTCTACCTCTATGCCCGTTTCCATGGCCACCACACTGTCACACTCTTTACCCTTTTCACTTCCCAAACTGAAACCACCCGCTCTCTCCCCTTCACTCTTCCGCCGCACCTTTTTCCCCAACTCAACTCTCAACACCCTCTCCGCCCCTACCATTTCCTCCATTACTTTCCCACCAAGGCTCACTATCCCAACCCATAAAACCAGACACCTGCCGCCAAAGTTCTCCCAATCCGACACCGGAAACACCTCCAACTCCTCCTCGCTCACCAACACG GTTTTTGGTGTTCTTCATTTGGTCGTGTCTCTTGGCCTTATTCTGGCGGCGGACAAGTTTCTCAAGAAAGCATTCGTGGCCGCCGCGATCAAATTCCCCAGCGCCTTGTTTGGGATGTTCTGCATATTCTCGGTTCTCATTACTCTCGACGCCACCGTACCCTCTGCGGCTACGGCATTGGTGAGCTTCTTCGAGCCGGCGCTTTTGTTCATTCAGAGATGGCTTCCGCTTTTCTATGTTCCCTCTCTCGTTGTTCTGCCCCTTGCCGTCAAAGATGTTCCCGCTGCCTCTGCCCTCAAAATTGGCCTTATTTTAG TTGGAGGATGGCTGGCTACACTCTGTGTTGCTGGTTACACGGCTATAGCAGTAAGAAAAGCTGTGAAAACAGAACTGGTAGAAGCTGAGCCTATGGGAAAGCCTTCTCCATTTTCTGCCTTTGAAGTGTGGACATGGACTGCTGTTCTCATTGTATCTTTTGTTTCTGCATTGTTTTACCCTACAGCACTGGGTACAAGTGCCAGAACATGCCTTCCGTTTTTGCTTGCAGCCACAGTGTTAGGCTATTTGGTTGGCACCGG gttaCCATCGGGTGTGAAGAAGGTCTTCCATCCTATAATTTGCTGTGCATTATCAGCAGATCTGACAGCTTTAGCTTTCGGGTATTTTTCCAAGTCCGGGATTGAACCTGTGCTAG GATATTACCTTACAAAGGCATCCTCTAATCCTGGAGCTGGTGACATTTTAATGGGATTTTTGGGATCTGTCATTCTATCATTTTCCTTCTCTATGTTCAAGCAAAGAAAG CTTGTGAAACGACACGCAGCTGAGATTTTCACCTCTGTCATCGTCTCAACAGTATTCTCGCTGTATTCAACTGCCTTAGTTGGACGTCTTGTTCAATTAGAACCATCTTTAACTGTGTCCATTCTACCCAGATGTATCACAGTGGCATTGGCCCTCAGCATTGTATCTTTGTTTGACG GTGCCAATTCATCTCTGACAGCAGCTGTGGTTGTTTTAACTGGTCTGGTTGGTGCAAATTTTGTGCAAGCAACACTTGATAGACTCAGTTTTGGTGACCCAATTGCTCGGGGAATAGCAACTGCGTCCAG TGCCCATGGGCTTGGAACAGCAGCTTTGTCTGCCAAGGAACCTGAGGCTCTCCCATTTTGTGCCATTGCTTATGCTCTTAATGGTATATTTGGATCTCTTCTTTGTTCGATTCCAGCAGTCAGAGAAAGCTTGCTTGCAATTGTGGGCTGA